The following proteins are co-located in the Paenibacillus sp. FSL H8-0079 genome:
- a CDS encoding cytochrome P450, which translates to MNHSNNQTSEKAEFNLFSEENSKDPFAMFAQMRSKGSVVPIPNPMGGAGQTWIVTRMDIAMEVLKDHSRFTVDMNSIDSGNDIRKNLSGELGSSEPQTFFTGKSMLFVDEPDHRRLRSLVSKAFTPRYMESLRPRVQEIADELIDQFEGKGEMDLVKDYAYPFPINVISEMLGIPLEDRPQIHVWSEAIAKGLGFGKQDPAVAQHLRAFAEYTSQLVANKRVEPSDDLISQLIAIEEEGDRLNEDELISMITLLIFAGHETTSNLIATGSYLLLTHPEQLEQLKQDLNLVPSAVEELLRYNGPATSSGPRYATQDTELDGQSIQKGDVVIPLLKSANRDEHQFTDPEELHIERKIKRHLAFGHGIHMCLGAPLARVEGDVAFTTLLRRLPDLQLRVPQEEIHWHAALSSQGLAALPVKF; encoded by the coding sequence ATGAATCATTCGAATAACCAGACATCAGAAAAAGCAGAATTTAATTTGTTTAGCGAAGAAAATAGTAAAGATCCATTTGCCATGTTTGCACAGATGCGTTCCAAAGGCTCCGTTGTACCTATCCCTAATCCGATGGGTGGTGCAGGGCAAACCTGGATTGTAACTCGAATGGACATTGCCATGGAAGTGTTGAAAGATCATTCTCGATTTACAGTAGATATGAACTCTATTGATAGTGGGAATGATATTCGAAAGAATCTCTCAGGTGAGCTTGGTTCATCGGAACCCCAGACCTTTTTTACCGGAAAGTCGATGCTCTTTGTCGATGAACCGGATCACCGAAGACTGCGAAGCCTAGTGTCCAAAGCGTTCACTCCAAGATATATGGAAAGTCTGCGTCCACGCGTCCAGGAAATTGCCGATGAATTAATTGACCAATTTGAAGGAAAGGGAGAGATGGATCTTGTAAAAGACTATGCCTATCCTTTCCCAATCAACGTTATTTCCGAGATGCTGGGTATACCTCTGGAAGACCGACCTCAGATCCATGTATGGTCTGAAGCTATTGCGAAAGGTCTTGGTTTTGGTAAACAGGACCCTGCAGTAGCGCAGCACTTGCGAGCATTCGCAGAGTACACCTCACAGCTTGTGGCGAACAAACGAGTAGAACCCTCAGATGACCTCATCAGTCAATTAATTGCCATTGAGGAGGAGGGAGATCGATTGAATGAAGATGAATTAATATCCATGATCACGTTATTGATATTTGCTGGACATGAGACAACTTCCAATCTGATTGCAACCGGTTCTTATCTTCTTCTGACCCATCCCGAACAACTGGAACAACTGAAACAAGATCTGAATCTGGTTCCTTCTGCGGTGGAGGAGTTGTTACGTTATAATGGACCCGCCACTTCTTCTGGTCCTCGTTATGCAACACAGGACACGGAACTGGATGGACAATCGATTCAAAAGGGAGATGTTGTGATTCCTCTATTGAAATCAGCGAACAGGGACGAGCACCAATTTACTGATCCGGAAGAATTGCATATTGAACGAAAAATAAAACGGCATTTGGCCTTTGGCCATGGTATTCATATGTGTCTTGGCGCTCCACTTGCGCGTGTGGAGGGGGACGTGGCGTTTACTACGCTTTTACGTCGGCTACCCGATCTTCAGCTCCGTGTTCCTCAGGAAGAGATTCATTGGCATGCCGCTTTGTCATCACAGGGACTGGCAGCTTTGCCAGTGAAATTTTAA
- a CDS encoding nucleoside deaminase yields MNKDEQFMHKAIEIALQARKEGNEPFGAILVKNGEVVMIGENKINTFCDPTHHAEIGLIRKYCSEHHVFDLSEYTLYTSCEPCVMCSGAMVWSNLGRLVYSVSHDQLAKIAGGNIMISCEEVFDKSPQKPEVVGELLNAEGLKVFEGYQFHSESSSEQKIYF; encoded by the coding sequence ATGAATAAAGATGAACAATTCATGCATAAAGCGATTGAAATTGCTCTACAAGCTCGCAAAGAAGGAAACGAACCATTCGGAGCCATTCTGGTGAAAAATGGAGAGGTCGTCATGATTGGGGAAAATAAAATCAATACTTTTTGTGATCCCACACATCATGCAGAAATCGGACTTATCCGAAAGTATTGTTCCGAACACCATGTGTTTGACCTGAGCGAGTACACCCTGTATACAAGTTGTGAACCGTGTGTGATGTGTTCCGGTGCCATGGTTTGGTCGAATCTGGGGAGACTGGTGTATAGCGTATCCCATGATCAATTAGCGAAAATCGCTGGCGGCAACATCATGATCTCGTGTGAAGAAGTATTCGATAAAAGTCCTCAAAAGCCTGAAGTAGTGGGTGAATTGCTTAACGCAGAAGGATTAAAAGTATTCGAAGGATATCAATTTCATTCCGAGTCCTCATCTGAACAAAAAATATATTTTTAA
- a CDS encoding TetR/AcrR family transcriptional regulator, translating into MSSRKQSLLETALALFLEYSYANTTIQMILDQSGVSKGTFYKFFSSKEDCLYSIIDQRMQEDVFIRKELEQNHYTSDYDLLVDQIAIPMSVPNKERVWELYWTGFYSGEINSAKLATVQLNWLSTRLIQVYGKDISLYANEGAILCYGILHQIANTSRSLNTQKPVWSEVVPKVLTYIEVILRTMHQRNEHIFDFQSLYFLNADERNRDMGRGIDTLLEELEEFNKRVHKSKESAPLKQLSKGLLALLQDKEDLNIPVIEVVLQAFHKEYKSSAFQAEANRLTEACWWFLELVKQRH; encoded by the coding sequence ATGAGTAGTCGTAAACAAAGTTTATTGGAAACAGCACTTGCACTATTTTTAGAGTATAGCTATGCAAATACAACAATCCAGATGATTCTGGATCAATCGGGTGTATCCAAAGGCACATTCTACAAATTCTTCAGTTCGAAAGAAGACTGTTTATATTCAATTATTGATCAGCGTATGCAAGAGGATGTTTTCATTCGTAAAGAGCTTGAGCAAAATCATTACACATCGGATTATGACTTGCTCGTAGATCAGATTGCGATTCCTATGTCTGTACCTAATAAAGAGCGAGTCTGGGAATTATATTGGACGGGCTTTTACTCCGGTGAGATCAACTCAGCGAAACTAGCTACAGTTCAGCTAAATTGGCTGTCTACACGCTTGATTCAGGTGTACGGGAAGGACATCAGCTTGTACGCCAACGAAGGCGCCATATTGTGCTATGGCATATTACATCAGATTGCCAACACTTCGAGAAGTCTAAATACGCAAAAACCGGTATGGAGCGAAGTGGTTCCCAAAGTATTAACGTACATTGAAGTGATATTAAGAACCATGCATCAGAGAAATGAACATATTTTTGACTTTCAGTCTCTCTATTTCCTGAATGCGGACGAGCGTAACCGTGATATGGGACGGGGTATTGATACTCTGTTGGAGGAATTGGAAGAGTTCAACAAGCGTGTTCATAAATCCAAGGAATCTGCACCATTGAAGCAACTTTCCAAAGGGCTTTTGGCGCTTTTACAGGATAAAGAGGATTTAAATATTCCCGTAATCGAAGTTGTACTTCAAGCATTTCACAAAGAGTACAAATCCAGTGCTTTTCAAGCAGAAGCCAATAGACTCACTGAAGCTTGCTGGTGGTTTTTGGAACTGGTGAAACAACGTCATTAA
- a CDS encoding TetR/AcrR family transcriptional regulator, translated as MIKRNLRHLKKEATERALAVAAFELTLEHGLDGFTVEDIVHQVGCSRRTFANYFTCKEEAVARGATSVQNTTELEALLTEMPENVSLLDVLYDLIKMQLTTELIGRLHQLLSLSQTYPVLEPHYLGAMHRMQTQAQETLLDLSNGKHDEIYTYLLINAMYGTILPLIDGRLNVLLPGQVITEDTKPGAVTFDQFLETMFAHLRTGFEQANHPHSS; from the coding sequence ATGATCAAACGAAACTTGCGACATTTGAAAAAAGAAGCAACTGAAAGAGCGCTTGCTGTTGCTGCATTTGAACTTACCCTTGAACATGGCCTTGATGGCTTTACGGTGGAAGATATCGTGCATCAGGTGGGGTGTTCACGTAGAACATTTGCAAACTACTTCACATGTAAAGAAGAAGCCGTAGCAAGAGGTGCAACATCCGTTCAGAATACAACGGAACTCGAAGCTTTACTTACCGAAATGCCCGAGAATGTCTCCTTGCTTGACGTACTGTATGACCTGATCAAGATGCAGCTTACAACAGAACTAATAGGAAGACTACATCAGCTGCTATCGCTATCACAGACCTATCCCGTGCTTGAACCGCATTACCTTGGAGCCATGCACCGAATGCAGACGCAGGCACAAGAGACTTTATTAGACTTATCTAACGGAAAGCATGACGAGATTTATACTTATCTTCTAATTAATGCAATGTACGGCACCATACTTCCATTAATTGATGGAAGACTCAATGTATTGCTGCCTGGACAAGTCATTACTGAAGATACCAAGCCCGGTGCTGTAACGTTCGATCAATTTTTAGAAACCATGTTTGCTCATTTGCGAACAGGATTCGAACAAGCTAACCATCCACATTCATCTTAG